From the Rhinoderma darwinii isolate aRhiDar2 chromosome 12, aRhiDar2.hap1, whole genome shotgun sequence genome, one window contains:
- the DUSP23 gene encoding dual specificity protein phosphatase 23 isoform X2 has protein sequence MPPVPPHNFSWVEPGLLAGMAMPRLPAHYEYLYENGIRHLVTLTEHKPPYHDTCPGIALHRIRIVDFCPPSLAQIKTFLKIVEDANAKGEGVAVHCHHGHGRTGTMLACYLVKSRKITGVDAIHEIRQLRRGSIETTEQEKAVIQFHNHIK, from the exons ATGCCCCCCGTCCCGCCACACAACTTCTCCTGGGTGGAGCCCGGCCTCCTGGCTGGCATGGCGATGCCACGTTTACCGGCACATTATGAATACCTCTATGAGAATGGTATCCGGCACCTGGTGACCCTGACGGAGCATAAACCACCGTACCACGATACCTGCCCTGGCATCGCCCTTCACCGGATCCGCATCGTGGACTTCTGCCCACCCAGCCTGGCGCAGATCAAGACTTTCCTGAAGATTGTGGAGGATGCGAACGCCAAAGGAGAG GGGGTCGCAGTTCATTGCCATCATGGGCACGGCCGGACTGGCACAATGCTGGCGTGCTATCTGGTAAAATCTAGAAAGATCACGGGAGTGGACGCCATTCATGAAATCCGCCAGCTCCGTCGTGGATCCATAGAGACGACAGAGCAGGAAAAGGCTGTAATACAGTTCCACAACCACATCAAATGA
- the DUSP23 gene encoding dual specificity protein phosphatase 23 isoform X1, whose product MQRLSAGPWALSRDITGRGGSWLCSELLAEMPPVPPHNFSWVEPGLLAGMAMPRLPAHYEYLYENGIRHLVTLTEHKPPYHDTCPGIALHRIRIVDFCPPSLAQIKTFLKIVEDANAKGEGVAVHCHHGHGRTGTMLACYLVKSRKITGVDAIHEIRQLRRGSIETTEQEKAVIQFHNHIK is encoded by the exons ATGCAGCGCTTGTCAGCCGGTCCCTGGGCCTTGTCACGTGACATCACTGGTAGAGGGGGTTCCTGGCTGTGCAGTGAG CTCCTGGCTGAGATGCCCCCCGTCCCGCCACACAACTTCTCCTGGGTGGAGCCCGGCCTCCTGGCTGGCATGGCGATGCCACGTTTACCGGCACATTATGAATACCTCTATGAGAATGGTATCCGGCACCTGGTGACCCTGACGGAGCATAAACCACCGTACCACGATACCTGCCCTGGCATCGCCCTTCACCGGATCCGCATCGTGGACTTCTGCCCACCCAGCCTGGCGCAGATCAAGACTTTCCTGAAGATTGTGGAGGATGCGAACGCCAAAGGAGAG GGGGTCGCAGTTCATTGCCATCATGGGCACGGCCGGACTGGCACAATGCTGGCGTGCTATCTGGTAAAATCTAGAAAGATCACGGGAGTGGACGCCATTCATGAAATCCGCCAGCTCCGTCGTGGATCCATAGAGACGACAGAGCAGGAAAAGGCTGTAATACAGTTCCACAACCACATCAAATGA